A stretch of Halostagnicola kamekurae DNA encodes these proteins:
- the gatD gene encoding Glu-tRNA(Gln) amidotransferase subunit GatD gives MNPGDRVRVDSDDRTYEGVLLPSSTDDDLVVKLEGGYNVGIDREGSEIDVLAEDVYEIDGAQDGDEGEASTVEFDDDLPTISLISTGGTIASTVDYRTGAVTAQFDAEDVLRAVPDLAGRANYRGRVVANILSENMEPTIWQDLASAVYEEIEAGADGVVVMHGTDTMQYSASALAFMLETPVPIVFTGSQRSADRPSSDNVMNAVSAVEAAKSDCAEVLVCMHASDSDTTCALHRGTRVRKNHTSRRDAFETVGAEPLGTVDYESEDVTFRRAHRERDAVDLELSPDLETDVELVKFTPGMDPAFLEIAEGSAGLIVEGTGLGHVHTDLIPKIEELIEDGTTVVMTSQCLEGRVCDRVYDTGRDLLEAGVLEGEDTLPGTAKVKLMWALENSEDVDEAMGTSLAGEIQERSVPWE, from the coding sequence ATGAATCCAGGCGATCGCGTCCGCGTCGATTCCGACGACCGAACGTACGAAGGCGTGTTGCTCCCCTCGAGCACCGACGACGACCTCGTCGTGAAACTCGAGGGCGGGTACAACGTCGGAATCGACCGCGAGGGATCCGAGATCGACGTTCTCGCAGAGGACGTCTACGAGATCGACGGCGCACAGGACGGCGACGAGGGCGAGGCCTCGACGGTCGAGTTCGACGACGACCTGCCGACGATCTCGCTCATCTCGACGGGCGGCACCATCGCCTCGACGGTCGACTACCGGACGGGCGCGGTGACGGCCCAGTTCGACGCCGAGGACGTCCTCCGGGCGGTGCCGGATCTGGCCGGCCGGGCCAACTATCGCGGGCGCGTCGTCGCGAACATCCTCTCGGAGAACATGGAACCGACGATCTGGCAGGACCTCGCGAGCGCAGTTTACGAGGAGATCGAGGCCGGAGCCGACGGCGTCGTCGTCATGCACGGCACCGACACGATGCAGTACTCCGCCTCGGCGCTCGCGTTCATGCTCGAGACGCCCGTCCCGATCGTCTTTACGGGCAGCCAGCGCTCGGCCGACCGGCCGTCCTCGGACAACGTGATGAACGCGGTTTCGGCCGTCGAGGCAGCCAAGAGCGACTGCGCGGAGGTGCTCGTCTGCATGCACGCGAGCGATTCGGACACGACCTGCGCACTCCACCGCGGCACTCGCGTCCGCAAGAACCACACCTCGCGCAGAGACGCGTTCGAAACCGTCGGCGCGGAACCGCTCGGCACCGTCGACTACGAGAGCGAGGACGTAACCTTCCGCCGAGCGCACCGGGAACGCGACGCCGTCGACCTCGAGCTATCGCCCGACCTCGAGACCGACGTGGAACTCGTGAAGTTCACGCCCGGCATGGATCCCGCGTTCCTCGAGATCGCCGAGGGCTCTGCGGGGTTGATCGTCGAAGGAACCGGTCTCGGACACGTTCACACCGACCTCATCCCGAAAATCGAGGAGCTGATCGAGGACGGCACGACGGTCGTCATGACCAGCCAGTGTCTCGAGGGCCGAGTCTGTGACCGCGTCTACGACACCGGCCGCGACCTGCTCGAGGCGGGCGTCCTCGAGGGCGAGGATACCCTGCCGGGCACCGCGAAGGTCAAGTTGATGTGGGCGCTCGAGAACAGCGAGGACGTCGACGAAGCGATGGGCACGTCGCTCGCGGGCGAGATTCAGGAGCGCTCTGTCCCCTGGGAGTAG
- a CDS encoding GNAT family N-acetyltransferase produces MTTGSDADTVEIRRATHDDYEDVAAFTGQIWADRGGDYIPDVYHDWLEDDDETGKKTFLAELEGDVAGIVQGVMLSPEEAWFQGMRVNPAHQRRGVSQRLNEASFEWARRQGATLGRVMVFSWNSPSLGAARKSGFEPITEFRFATPEPDPDASGPLSVSSDPADAWRFWHESDARDYLRGLGMALEQSWALRELTREDFSRFADETALFAVEGDGPAAGLATPERGAVRAIAYRTRTMERPADGGETTLAEYGVGAWADVDAARSLFAAIARDAASIGADETRVLIPETVEYVSDASYAGVDVADEPDFVLGIDLTGA; encoded by the coding sequence ATGACAACAGGCTCAGACGCCGACACCGTGGAAATCCGCCGCGCGACTCACGACGATTACGAGGACGTGGCCGCGTTCACCGGTCAGATCTGGGCGGATCGCGGCGGTGACTACATCCCCGACGTCTACCACGACTGGCTCGAGGACGACGACGAGACGGGAAAGAAGACGTTTCTCGCCGAACTCGAGGGCGACGTGGCCGGCATCGTTCAGGGGGTCATGCTCTCGCCCGAGGAAGCCTGGTTCCAGGGCATGCGCGTCAACCCCGCTCACCAGCGTCGGGGCGTCAGCCAGCGGCTCAACGAGGCGTCCTTCGAGTGGGCTCGCCGGCAGGGCGCGACGCTCGGTCGCGTGATGGTCTTCTCGTGGAACTCCCCGTCGCTCGGGGCGGCCCGAAAGAGCGGCTTCGAGCCGATCACGGAGTTTCGCTTCGCCACTCCCGAGCCCGATCCGGACGCGTCCGGGCCGCTGTCGGTTTCGAGCGATCCCGCCGACGCGTGGCGCTTCTGGCACGAAAGCGACGCCCGCGATTACCTCCGCGGGCTCGGGATGGCGCTCGAGCAGAGCTGGGCGCTCAGGGAACTCACGCGCGAGGACTTCTCGCGGTTCGCCGACGAGACGGCGCTGTTCGCGGTCGAGGGCGACGGACCCGCCGCTGGCCTGGCGACGCCCGAGCGCGGCGCTGTCCGCGCGATCGCCTATCGAACGCGAACCATGGAACGACCCGCCGACGGCGGGGAGACGACCCTCGCCGAGTACGGCGTCGGAGCCTGGGCGGATGTCGACGCGGCGCGGTCGCTGTTCGCGGCCATCGCTCGAGACGCCGCGTCGATCGGAGCCGACGAGACGCGCGTGCTGATCCCCGAAACCGTCGAATACGTCAGCGACGCCTCCTACGCGGGCGTCGATGTCGCGGACGAGCCGGATTTCGTTCTGGGGATCGATCTCACCGGCGCGTGA
- a CDS encoding ubiquitin-like small modifier protein 1 codes for MNWKLFADLAELAGDKHVSVDVDGDATVEDALEALLADRPALEERVLEDGELRTQINVLRNGTNVQTREEGLETELEAGDELALFPPVSGG; via the coding sequence ATGAACTGGAAGTTGTTCGCCGACCTCGCCGAACTGGCGGGCGACAAACACGTCTCCGTCGACGTCGACGGAGACGCGACGGTCGAAGACGCACTCGAGGCGCTGCTCGCCGACCGGCCGGCGCTCGAAGAGCGGGTGCTCGAGGACGGTGAGTTGCGCACGCAGATCAACGTCCTCCGCAACGGAACGAACGTCCAGACGCGAGAGGAGGGCCTCGAGACGGAACTCGAGGCGGGCGACGAACTGGCGCTGTTCCCGCCGGTCAGCGGCGGGTAG
- a CDS encoding NAD-binding protein, translating to MADEQRLEWLPDDWKWLVTTRVAVTLALLVALLSVVTGVIQISQETVSRGLLEGVVPLAVQETVGFTGALTGFLMVGSALALRRGLRVGWYATLILLPVTAIQGLLQVSEYSYPLVVLSVLAIPFLLASRDRFDKRLSLTTTQLAAGAALVGVQAYGTFGSYTLRESFDGIDTLLDAFYFTLITSSTVGYGDIGPQTQEAILFTMSVVVLGVASFGIAIGALVGPAIQARISRTLGIMTDSQIELIDRHVLVLGYGELTEPIVDELTTSGESFAVVTDDERAAEWLTEREVPVVVANPSDEEPLERANIDGARAILVATDTDADDALAILTARQLAPDTPIVSAATDRENIPKLERAGADTVISPAVLGGHLLVRSALGDDESALIDRLVDEE from the coding sequence ATGGCCGACGAGCAGCGCCTCGAGTGGCTTCCGGACGACTGGAAGTGGCTGGTGACGACGCGGGTAGCCGTCACACTGGCCCTGCTCGTCGCGTTGCTGTCGGTGGTCACCGGCGTCATCCAGATCAGCCAGGAGACCGTCTCGAGGGGTCTCCTCGAAGGGGTAGTCCCCCTCGCCGTTCAGGAAACGGTCGGTTTCACCGGCGCGCTGACCGGCTTCCTGATGGTCGGAAGCGCCCTCGCGTTGCGCCGGGGCCTGCGCGTCGGTTGGTACGCGACGCTGATCTTGCTCCCGGTGACGGCGATTCAGGGGCTGTTGCAGGTCAGCGAATACTCCTACCCGCTCGTCGTTCTCTCCGTGCTCGCGATTCCGTTCCTGCTCGCCAGCCGCGACCGATTCGACAAGCGACTCTCGCTGACGACGACCCAGCTAGCCGCTGGGGCGGCGCTCGTCGGCGTCCAAGCCTACGGCACGTTCGGCTCTTACACCCTGCGAGAGAGCTTCGACGGTATCGACACCCTTCTCGACGCCTTCTACTTCACGCTCATCACCTCGAGCACCGTCGGCTACGGCGACATCGGGCCGCAGACCCAGGAGGCGATCCTGTTTACGATGTCAGTCGTCGTCCTCGGTGTCGCTAGCTTCGGTATCGCGATCGGTGCCCTCGTCGGCCCCGCGATTCAGGCCCGCATCTCGAGAACCCTGGGAATCATGACCGACTCACAGATCGAACTCATCGACCGACACGTCCTCGTGCTCGGCTACGGCGAACTGACGGAACCGATCGTCGACGAACTGACGACCAGCGGCGAATCGTTCGCCGTCGTCACGGACGACGAACGCGCGGCCGAGTGGCTTACAGAGCGCGAAGTCCCGGTCGTCGTCGCCAATCCCAGCGACGAGGAACCGCTCGAGCGGGCGAACATCGACGGCGCTCGAGCGATCCTCGTCGCGACGGACACGGACGCCGACGACGCGCTGGCGATCCTGACGGCCCGCCAACTCGCGCCCGACACGCCGATCGTCTCCGCCGCGACCGATCGCGAGAACATCCCGAAACTCGAGCGCGCGGGGGCGGACACGGTCATCAGCCCGGCCGTCCTCGGCGGCCACCTGCTCGTCCGATCTGCGCTCGGCGACGACGAGTCGGCCTTGATCGACCGGCTCGTCGACGAGGAGTAG
- the deoC gene encoding deoxyribose-phosphate aldolase, producing MDRHELAPLIDHTVLGPETTPADIEAVLDDAAAYGMNACIPPYYLEEATAYAPDVTLATVIGFPHGQNDHDTKRREGVLAWKAGADELDVVINVGRLQAGQLEAVAAELEELVAAVPIPVKVIIETALLTDEQKRDACRAAVDADAAMVKTSTGFAESVVSEKQRANGETVSGGATVEDVELMSEFLPVKASGGVGSYDDAIRMLEAGAERIGASSGVEILEGAPE from the coding sequence ATGGACCGGCACGAACTCGCACCCCTGATCGACCACACCGTTCTCGGCCCCGAAACGACGCCGGCGGACATCGAGGCCGTCCTCGACGACGCCGCGGCCTACGGGATGAACGCCTGTATCCCGCCGTACTACCTCGAGGAGGCGACGGCGTACGCACCCGACGTGACGCTCGCCACGGTGATCGGCTTCCCACACGGGCAGAACGATCACGACACGAAGCGCCGGGAGGGCGTGCTCGCCTGGAAGGCCGGCGCGGACGAACTCGACGTCGTGATCAACGTCGGTCGACTGCAGGCGGGCCAGCTCGAAGCCGTCGCCGCGGAACTCGAGGAACTCGTCGCGGCCGTGCCGATCCCGGTGAAGGTGATCATCGAAACGGCGCTGTTGACCGACGAGCAAAAGCGCGACGCCTGTCGGGCGGCCGTCGACGCGGACGCGGCGATGGTCAAAACCTCGACCGGGTTCGCGGAGAGCGTTGTTTCGGAGAAACAACGTGCGAACGGTGAAACCGTGAGCGGCGGCGCGACCGTCGAAGACGTCGAACTCATGAGCGAGTTCCTCCCCGTCAAAGCCAGCGGCGGCGTCGGGAGCTACGACGACGCGATTCGCATGCTCGAGGCCGGCGCCGAGCGAATCGGGGCCTCGAGTGGCGTCGAGATCCTCGAGGGCGCTCCCGAGTAG
- a CDS encoding DUF63 family protein, which produces MVLPEGFAVPPLELLVPLLCAFAVALALVWVTAPPVTDLTVLSFTPWMMLGSTLYVLYQVAAIPDAIAPLFGAPVVYVTTATVAGLVWVAGRALERARPELSAEVVLGVVGAGCFVAAAGYALETGRETGTLEAFWPALSVVLAAALTAAAWLGTRRWASETATLVGTTGVLVVFGHALDGVSTAVGYSVLEASENVPASRLILAAGEALPTAEYIGASWLFVAVKVALALAVVGLFREYVRDAPRQARLLLAFIAAVGLGPGVHNVLLFTIA; this is translated from the coding sequence ATGGTGCTCCCAGAGGGATTCGCCGTCCCGCCGCTGGAACTTCTGGTGCCGCTTCTGTGCGCTTTCGCCGTCGCTCTCGCGCTGGTGTGGGTGACCGCCCCGCCGGTAACCGATCTGACGGTGCTTTCGTTCACGCCCTGGATGATGCTCGGGTCGACGCTGTACGTCCTCTATCAGGTCGCCGCCATCCCCGACGCGATCGCGCCGCTTTTCGGCGCGCCGGTCGTCTACGTGACGACGGCGACGGTCGCGGGACTCGTCTGGGTCGCCGGTCGCGCACTCGAGCGGGCGAGGCCCGAACTGTCCGCCGAGGTCGTCCTCGGCGTCGTCGGTGCCGGCTGCTTCGTTGCCGCCGCGGGATACGCGCTCGAGACCGGCCGCGAAACCGGGACGCTCGAGGCGTTCTGGCCCGCCCTTTCGGTCGTCCTCGCCGCAGCCCTCACCGCGGCCGCCTGGCTCGGCACGCGGCGGTGGGCGAGCGAAACCGCCACACTGGTGGGCACGACGGGAGTCCTCGTCGTCTTCGGCCACGCGCTCGACGGCGTTTCGACCGCCGTCGGCTACAGCGTGCTCGAGGCGAGCGAGAACGTCCCCGCCTCGCGACTGATCCTCGCCGCCGGCGAGGCGCTGCCGACCGCCGAGTATATCGGCGCGAGCTGGCTGTTCGTCGCCGTCAAGGTCGCGCTCGCGCTGGCCGTCGTCGGCCTGTTCAGAGAGTACGTTCGCGACGCACCGCGGCAGGCGCGGCTCCTGCTCGCCTTTATCGCCGCCGTGGGACTCGGCCCCGGCGTCCACAACGTATTGCTCTTTACGATCGCGTGA
- a CDS encoding carbohydrate kinase family protein, producing the protein MVTVLIAGHVNWDVTLRVDRFPEPDGEAAIRSRHQSGGGSAANVATALSRLDVEAGIVGSVGDDEHGHMVRRELERADIALEGLRVVEDAATSVKYLLVTDSGAVSVLGNDGVNEAIGPEDVDPEPIRAAEHVHLTSQRPETAAEIARLAARAGATVSFDPGRRLGDREYADTLALADIIFANGRELETMVDGDDPVAAFTEGTVVAKLGRDGGEVHTPDGSFVHDGFEVDSVDTSGAGDAFAAGFIAAHRRTGDPETALAYANACGALTASQTGSQSAPTIDAVETFLESRG; encoded by the coding sequence ATGGTCACGGTGCTCATCGCCGGTCACGTCAACTGGGACGTGACCCTCCGCGTCGATCGGTTCCCGGAACCAGACGGTGAGGCGGCGATCCGATCCCGACACCAGTCCGGCGGCGGGAGCGCCGCCAACGTCGCCACTGCGCTCTCGAGACTCGATGTCGAGGCGGGAATCGTCGGGAGCGTCGGCGACGACGAGCACGGTCACATGGTCCGGCGCGAACTCGAGCGGGCTGACATTGCGCTCGAGGGGCTTCGGGTCGTCGAGGACGCCGCGACCTCGGTGAAGTACCTCCTCGTCACCGACTCGGGGGCGGTTTCGGTGCTCGGCAACGACGGCGTCAACGAGGCGATCGGGCCCGAAGACGTCGATCCGGAACCGATTCGCGCGGCGGAGCACGTCCATTTGACGAGTCAGCGACCCGAGACGGCCGCCGAAATCGCGCGGCTGGCGGCCCGAGCGGGGGCGACCGTGAGCTTCGATCCGGGCCGCCGACTCGGCGACCGCGAGTACGCCGACACGCTCGCGCTGGCCGACATAATCTTCGCGAACGGTCGGGAGCTCGAGACGATGGTCGACGGCGACGACCCCGTCGCGGCGTTCACCGAGGGAACGGTCGTCGCCAAACTCGGACGAGACGGCGGCGAAGTCCACACGCCGGACGGCTCGTTCGTCCACGACGGGTTCGAGGTCGACTCGGTCGATACGAGCGGCGCGGGCGACGCCTTCGCCGCGGGCTTTATCGCCGCGCACCGTCGAACGGGCGACCCCGAAACGGCACTCGCGTACGCGAACGCCTGCGGCGCGCTCACCGCGAGTCAAACCGGGTCACAGAGCGCGCCGACGATCGACGCCGTCGAGACCTTTCTCGAGTCTCGAGGGTGA
- a CDS encoding HalOD1 output domain-containing protein, producing the protein MMKGIPWAAAPGDNRTHVQYDRRDDEPPSVAVATALASFHGEDVTAGSTQLYQYIDPDALDDLFESTLGGTERSTGMVRFEADDATVVVRPERIHVYATR; encoded by the coding sequence ATGATGAAAGGTATCCCCTGGGCGGCTGCACCTGGCGACAATCGCACGCACGTCCAATACGATAGACGCGACGACGAACCGCCGAGCGTCGCCGTCGCAACGGCGCTCGCGTCGTTTCACGGCGAAGACGTGACCGCTGGCAGCACCCAACTCTACCAGTACATCGACCCCGACGCGCTCGACGATCTCTTCGAGAGCACCCTTGGTGGCACCGAGCGGTCGACGGGAATGGTCCGGTTCGAGGCCGACGACGCAACTGTCGTCGTCCGTCCGGAGCGGATCCACGTCTACGCAACTCGTTGA
- a CDS encoding nucleoside phosphorylase: MATQPHLLVDEGDLTDIALIPGDPGRVDRIASHCDDAETIAQNREYKVVNASYEGRELTICSTGIGCPSAAIAIEELANVGVETFVRVGTTGALQSDIEIGDMIVATGAAKNEGTSKRYEAVEYPAVPDYDVLSALVDSAEANDEDVHVGPIASDDAYYAETDAAVDDWEAAGLLAVEMEAAAVFSLARRKGLRAGAICTVDGNLVEGTQKGTDTEDDELPEKAKNNVGRAIDLSLEAATTL; the protein is encoded by the coding sequence ATGGCGACACAACCGCATTTACTCGTCGATGAGGGCGATCTGACGGACATCGCGTTGATCCCCGGCGATCCGGGGCGCGTCGACCGAATCGCGAGCCACTGCGACGACGCCGAGACCATCGCACAGAACCGCGAGTACAAGGTCGTCAACGCGAGTTACGAGGGACGGGAGCTGACCATCTGCTCGACCGGAATCGGCTGTCCGTCGGCCGCGATCGCGATAGAGGAACTTGCCAACGTCGGGGTCGAGACGTTCGTTCGCGTCGGGACGACCGGCGCGCTCCAGTCCGACATCGAAATCGGCGACATGATCGTCGCGACCGGCGCGGCGAAAAACGAGGGGACGAGCAAACGGTACGAGGCCGTCGAGTACCCCGCAGTGCCAGATTACGACGTGCTGTCGGCGCTGGTCGATTCCGCCGAAGCCAACGACGAGGACGTTCACGTCGGCCCCATCGCGAGCGACGACGCCTACTACGCCGAGACCGACGCGGCCGTCGACGACTGGGAGGCCGCCGGCCTACTCGCAGTCGAGATGGAAGCCGCCGCGGTCTTCTCGCTCGCCCGCCGGAAGGGACTGCGCGCGGGCGCGATCTGCACCGTCGACGGCAACCTAGTCGAGGGAACCCAGAAGGGGACCGACACCGAAGACGACGAACTGCCCGAGAAGGCGAAGAACAACGTCGGTCGCGCGATCGATCTCTCGCTCGAGGCCGCGACGACCCTCTGA
- a CDS encoding glycosyltransferase — translation MTRAERVAAFTDLYHPTVNGVTYTVSLWRDRWPRVRDSMAVVFPKMDGYDPDAGEYAVPSVQAPLYPRYRLGVPRIPSGLERPDVVHVHTPFTVGIAGIRYARKHEIPTVASYHTLLDDRAGQHVPDALVGGLEQLTRAYERSVFELADRVIAPTAFARRNLLERVAADVDVRIVSNGIDTEFFRPVDPTPFRTAHGLARIDGPMVGYTGRHGFEKNLEELVDGVAGTDVTAVVAGDGPARESLEAHAARTDADVRFLGFLERGELPAFYSALDAFVFPSPVETQGLVALEATACGTPVVAVDAGALTESVIQGETGYRYEGGDLEDFREALERTLAERDRLSDLCRRRRPMLSVEHSLEQLAARYDELL, via the coding sequence ATGACGCGAGCCGAACGCGTCGCGGCGTTTACCGACCTCTATCACCCGACGGTCAACGGCGTCACCTACACTGTCTCGCTCTGGCGGGACCGGTGGCCGCGCGTTCGAGACTCGATGGCGGTCGTCTTTCCGAAGATGGACGGCTACGACCCCGACGCCGGGGAGTACGCGGTCCCGAGCGTTCAGGCGCCGTTGTATCCGCGCTACCGACTTGGCGTGCCGCGGATTCCGAGCGGGCTCGAGCGTCCGGACGTCGTCCACGTCCACACCCCGTTTACGGTCGGCATCGCCGGCATTCGCTACGCGCGAAAGCACGAGATTCCCACCGTCGCCTCCTATCACACGCTGCTCGACGACCGGGCGGGCCAGCACGTACCGGACGCGCTCGTCGGCGGGCTGGAACAACTCACCCGCGCCTACGAGCGGTCCGTCTTCGAACTCGCCGACCGCGTCATCGCGCCGACCGCGTTCGCTCGACGGAACTTACTCGAGCGCGTCGCGGCGGACGTCGACGTGCGCATCGTTTCGAACGGGATCGACACCGAGTTCTTTCGACCGGTCGATCCGACGCCGTTTCGCACGGCGCACGGACTCGCGAGAATCGACGGACCGATGGTCGGGTACACGGGCCGCCACGGGTTCGAGAAGAACCTCGAGGAACTCGTCGACGGCGTCGCGGGAACTGATGTGACGGCCGTCGTCGCCGGTGACGGTCCCGCCCGCGAATCGCTCGAAGCGCACGCGGCGAGGACCGACGCGGACGTTCGCTTTCTCGGCTTTCTCGAGCGCGGGGAACTGCCGGCGTTTTACTCGGCGCTCGACGCGTTCGTCTTCCCGAGCCCCGTCGAGACGCAGGGACTCGTCGCGCTCGAGGCGACGGCGTGTGGAACGCCCGTCGTCGCCGTCGATGCGGGCGCGCTCACCGAGTCCGTGATCCAGGGCGAGACCGGATACCGGTACGAGGGCGGGGATCTGGAGGACTTTCGGGAGGCGCTCGAGCGAACGCTGGCCGAGCGCGACAGGCTGTCTGACCTCTGTCGCCGACGCCGGCCGATGCTCTCGGTCGAGCACTCCCTCGAGCAGTTGGCGGCGCGCTACGACGAACTACTGTGA
- a CDS encoding GNAT family N-acetyltransferase, with protein sequence MSTHPTFSFDDPLQQRVYEYVERNGAVPPDELARAIRVDAGGSQSKPARSAEYRQQVRPSSDRLQDALDELKTDGYLLETDGRLRISVTAPERTVELEDGIVRIRPAREFDRDGLVDAMREVAGEEQYIVAENVADRLERESALVRANADRSRVFFVATFEPDPETESEPRSDVVGWLHLDAPELPSLRHTAEVTVGVRPEVRREGIGSTLLEYGLEWAGEADYRKVTQNLPATNERAIEFLTEQGWQREGERERQYCIDDSFTDEVLMGIWLE encoded by the coding sequence ATGAGCACCCATCCGACGTTCTCGTTCGACGACCCCCTCCAGCAGCGGGTGTACGAGTACGTCGAGCGAAACGGCGCCGTCCCGCCCGACGAACTCGCTCGAGCGATCCGCGTCGACGCGGGCGGGTCCCAGTCGAAGCCGGCCCGGTCGGCGGAGTACCGCCAGCAGGTTCGGCCCTCGAGCGACCGACTACAGGACGCGCTCGACGAACTGAAAACGGACGGCTATCTCCTCGAGACCGACGGTCGGCTGCGGATCAGCGTGACCGCGCCGGAGCGAACCGTGGAACTCGAGGATGGGATCGTTCGAATCCGACCGGCTCGGGAATTCGACCGCGACGGCCTCGTCGACGCCATGCGGGAGGTCGCGGGTGAAGAGCAGTACATCGTCGCCGAGAACGTGGCCGATCGACTCGAGCGCGAGTCCGCGCTCGTCCGGGCCAACGCGGATCGCTCCCGCGTGTTCTTCGTCGCCACGTTCGAACCGGACCCCGAGACGGAATCCGAACCGCGCTCCGACGTCGTCGGGTGGCTCCACCTCGACGCGCCGGAACTGCCGTCGCTTCGCCACACCGCCGAGGTGACCGTCGGCGTTCGCCCGGAGGTTCGACGGGAGGGGATCGGCTCGACGCTGCTCGAGTACGGCCTCGAGTGGGCCGGCGAGGCCGACTACCGAAAGGTCACCCAGAACCTGCCGGCGACCAACGAGCGGGCGATCGAGTTCCTCACGGAGCAGGGCTGGCAGCGGGAGGGTGAGCGCGAGCGCCAGTACTGCATCGACGACTCGTTCACCGACGAGGTGCTGATGGGAATCTGGCTCGAGTGA